In Helianthus annuus cultivar XRQ/B chromosome 8, HanXRQr2.0-SUNRISE, whole genome shotgun sequence, a single genomic region encodes these proteins:
- the LOC110870496 gene encoding uncharacterized protein LOC110870496 — translation MRTKISNFNNIYNNFVNNLRRRSGSSDVDIMIAAHNDYRLYHGHAFTMIPSWELLRKSPKWHLVPPFDPTAHRSKRSKSTSATEPSESDARTTINLNDDFEKFEQSQELRRPKGSDRSKAAARARVTSSSTPSDGPSRLDEFDNRLNKLLSMKENEQELKMEK, via the coding sequence ATGCGTACCAAGATTAGCAATTTCAACAACATATATAATAATTTCGTCAACAATCTTAGAAGAAGAAGCGGTTCGAGCGACGTGGACATTATGATCGCCGCCCACAACGACTATAGATTGTATCATGGGCATGCATTTACGATGATACCTTCGTGGGAGCTTCTTCGCAAATCTCCCAAGTGGCATCTTGTTCCGCCGTTTGACCCGACCGCCCATAGGTCAAAACGGTCCAAATCAACATCCGCTACCGAACCATCCGAGTCCGATGCTCGTACTACTATTAATCTAAACGACGACTTCGAGAAATTTGAACAATCGCAAGAGCTGCGACGACCAAAGGGTAGTGATAGAAGTAAGGCAGCAGCACGAGCACGAGTCACTTCTTCCTCAACGCCATCGGATGGCCCGTCAAGGTTGGATGAGTTCGATAATAGACTCAACAAGCTTCTCTCGATGAAGGAAAATGAACAAGAACTAAAAATGGAGAAATAA
- the LOC110870497 gene encoding uncharacterized protein LOC110870497, giving the protein MSQLQQVQQYQALQQIMQRNTFEQLQSQSQPPVQLEDDDEEVVPESPSQELTRKKNKGKGKKVEPVFGNNQSGSSFWKKTTDRFNGIMEHGPARDVESVSGKWRKMIKVVNAFNETYNQIYLSPPSGSNDADILNLAIAKWDSQNATPFPHFRAWNVVRKEQKWKPIPNEVATAKRTKTSESGSYSAGGSTARCQIDINDDPEDDEDVLPVHESERPPGRNKAKKEAAGKRKVAGSSGGGGSSGGRGEKASSKMDDLINEFRSFKEFAAEKYSHKKNVSSDYARAEDFRIMRLDLDSVPEDEREVYRRMKEEVKKKWTS; this is encoded by the exons atgtctcaacttcaacaagttcAACAATATCAAGCGCTCCAACAAATCATGCAACGCAACACGTTTGAACAACTCCAATCGCAATCGCAACCCCCGGTTCaacttgaagatgatgatgaagaagtcgtCCCCGAATCACCATCGCAAGAGCTCACGCGCAAAAAAAACAAGGGGAAGGGAAAGAAGGTTGAACCCGTTTTcg gaaacaaccaatcgGGTAGTAGTTTTTGGAAGAAGACAACGGATAGATTTAACGGGATTATGGAGCATGGTCCGGCTCGTGATGTCGAATCCGTCTCGGGCAAGTGGCGAAAAATGATCAAGGTCGTCAACGCTTTTAACGAAACTTATAACCAAATTTACCTTTCTCCTCCAAGCGGGAGTAACGACGCGGACATTCTTAACCTTGCTATCGCCAAATGGGACTCTCAAAATGCAACGCCTTTCCCGCACTTCCGAGCATGGAACGTTGTAAGGAAAGAACAAAAATGGAAGCCGATTCCAAATGAGGTCGCAACGGCCAAACGCACTAAAACTTCCGAGTCCGGAAGTTATAGTGCGGGAGGCTCCACCGCTCGATGTCAAATCGACATAAACGACGACCCGGAAGATGACGAGGATGTCTTGCCCGTTCACGAGTCGGAACGTCCCCCCGGGAGGAACAAAGCAAAAAAAGAAGCGGCCGGAAAGCGAAAAGTGGCCGGCTCGAGTGGAGGTGGCGGCTCGAGTGGAGGTAGGGGCGAGAAGGCATCGTCAAAAATGGACGACTTGATAAACGAATTCCGTTCGTTCAAAGAGTTCGCGGCCGAAAAGTATTCTCACAAGAAAAACGTGTCGTCCGACTATGCTCGAGCGGAAGATTTTAGGATTATGCGGTTGGATCTCGACTCGGTTCCGGAGGATGAACGCGAGGTTTATCGGAGGATGAAAGAAGAGGTGAAAAAAAAATGGACGTCGTAG